A segment of the Deltaproteobacteria bacterium genome:
CGCTGTCATCGACGCCGGCGTCGCCATCGGATGGCTACAAGGCCGACACCGGTCGCTGACAAAGCTCGATCGGCTGCTCCGCGCCGCCCGGAGCGGTCGGACCGAGGTGGTGATCTCGATCGTCAATCTCGCCGAGGTGCTCATCCACACGGCCGATCTGACCCGCGCGACCGGGGTCGATGCGATTACGCTGCTCACAGCGAGTCGCGTCCGCCTCCATCACCCGGACGAGGCCGTCGCGCGGCGGGTCGCCAAGCTGCGGACGTCGCTGGCCGATGGCTTCGCCGCCGCCACCGCGTTGGAGCTCGGCGCCCGCTTGCACACGACCGACGCAGAACTGATTCGCCAGCTGCGCGGAGTGCGGTTACCGGTTACGCCGTACTGAAGAGTCCAGTGTGGCGAAGAGGAACGAGTGTCGGCACTCGCGCGTCTTGTCCGCGCGGCCGGGTTACGTTCGGAGCGTGGCGCTCAACCAACGGGCAGCACCAGTCGCTCCCCGAGTGCACGAAGCTCGGTGAGCCACGTTGCGACATCCGGGGCGTCGATCCAGCGCACCAACGACCAGTCTTCACGGGTTGCCTCGAGGAGCGGTCGCGCAACGTCCGGCGCGAACAACCCGACAGCCTTGCCCTGTGCTCCGGCCAACGCGTCATCCAGAGAGAGCTGCATTCGGCAGCAGAAGCCCCAGACGTCGGCGAGGTCTTTCGGCTCCCGCCGGTCTACCAGCGCGGTGACCTTGTTCGCGAGAATGTTCTCGGCGCTGTCGATGCGCCCGAGCACGGTGTGCTCGTGTGGGCTCCCGACTCGGCTCGGTACGTCGTCGACCATCTCGATTTTCAACGCGACGTCCGGCGTCTCGAGAACGCAGCGCACGAAGCGGCGCTCGCGAAGCGCCACCGACACGGTGCCGCCGGGGCGGCGACGCAACGCCTCGATCACCCTATCGGCCCAGAGGGGAAACTCCGGGGCATCGTTCGTGAACAGATCGAGGTCGTCCGAGAATCGATGCTGCAGATAGGCTCGTGACGCCGCGGTACCCCCGGACAGGTAGAAGCCGGTCGTGAGATCCCGCACGCGGGCCAACACATCGTCCTGCAGCGGATAGAGCCGTTCGAGGAAGAATGTAGGCGACGGCTCCACATTTACACCAGCAACTCTGGATGGTGTTGCGGCAGCCACCCGACGACGAAGCCGAGTCCACGGCGACGCGTTTCGGAACGGAGGCGATGCTGCCAAGCTGGCCAGCCTTCGATCAATGCGCGATAGCCGAGGAGGCGCACGATCTCCGGCCACGGGGCGTATTCGAGGAGGCGCACCACGGCCCAGGTGCGATCGAGCGGCCCGATCGTGTGGGTTCCGGCGACCAACGCTTCGAAATCCGCCGCGTCGAGATCGTAGTCCCACACCCAGGGAAGTCGTCGGTTCGGCGCCATTGCACGAGGCTAGCAGGCTCCATCACCCACTGTCATGTACCGACTGCTACCGCATCTTCAACACGTGGAAGGTCGCGCGCGCGGGACTCAGAGCTGCCAGTCCACGACCCTCTCGGCGTGGTACGTGCAGAAGGCAGGTCGTCGAGCCGAGGTGCACCTTCGGTGACGCGCTGCCCTTGGACATCGCGGGCGCTCCGTCGCCGACGAGGTCCAGCAGGTGGAACTCCCGACCCGTTGTTGGGAGGAATAGGGCGACGTTCGGGAAAGCGGCGCAGGTCCGATAATCGGCGGTTGGACGACAACTCGAAGGCTAATACCGACCGACCCC
Coding sequences within it:
- a CDS encoding PIN domain-containing protein, whose product is MSVAVIDAGVAIGWLQGRHRSLTKLDRLLRAARSGRTEVVISIVNLAEVLIHTADLTRATGVDAITLLTASRVRLHHPDEAVARRVAKLRTSLADGFAAATALELGARLHTTDAELIRQLRGVRLPVTPY
- a CDS encoding nucleotidyl transferase AbiEii/AbiGii toxin family protein codes for the protein MEPSPTFFLERLYPLQDDVLARVRDLTTGFYLSGGTAASRAYLQHRFSDDLDLFTNDAPEFPLWADRVIEALRRRPGGTVSVALRERRFVRCVLETPDVALKIEMVDDVPSRVGSPHEHTVLGRIDSAENILANKVTALVDRREPKDLADVWGFCCRMQLSLDDALAGAQGKAVGLFAPDVARPLLEATREDWSLVRWIDAPDVATWLTELRALGERLVLPVG